In Sulfurisphaera javensis, a single genomic region encodes these proteins:
- a CDS encoding M20 family metallopeptidase — MIEKLLSDLVSFKTVNPPGENYSEISSYLRDLLKEIGFTVEIIEIDDEYVNRNYIYYPRNKGYKRYIVLAKNDKEPLVHFNAHYDVVPPEEGWLTYPFKLKIVDDYAYGRGTSDMKGGIVSMYLTLSKAKVPVEISLVPDEESGGIGTKYLIEKRKVSPKYVIIGEPSFPNIFIGHYGIIRGFIKVKGKQAHASIGGDNAFLKASKFALEIEKVYGGYIKRKNKRISLNLGGYTINSSDNDGIVPGEFTFSFYRSISPEEEEVEEEVKKFINDIGRQLNIDFEFSIKSNVPGYKIDEKSELVKIAEECVKRAISINPAKLVSQIRYDAVFFMTQVINIGPGEEAHNPNEKVNIKNVRKVSEIYDCILNALK, encoded by the coding sequence ATGATAGAGAAATTACTTTCTGACCTTGTATCTTTCAAAACAGTAAATCCCCCTGGGGAGAATTACTCGGAAATTTCAAGCTACTTAAGAGACTTACTGAAAGAAATAGGATTTACAGTAGAGATAATAGAAATTGATGATGAGTATGTTAACAGAAATTATATTTATTATCCAAGAAATAAGGGATATAAAAGGTATATTGTCTTAGCTAAAAATGATAAAGAACCTTTAGTTCATTTCAATGCTCATTATGATGTAGTTCCACCTGAGGAGGGATGGTTAACATATCCATTTAAACTAAAAATTGTTGATGATTATGCTTATGGAAGAGGGACATCGGATATGAAAGGAGGAATTGTAAGCATGTACTTAACGTTAAGTAAAGCTAAGGTACCAGTAGAAATATCATTAGTACCAGATGAGGAAAGCGGAGGAATAGGTACTAAATACCTTATAGAGAAAAGAAAAGTCTCACCAAAGTATGTAATTATTGGAGAGCCAAGCTTTCCAAACATCTTCATTGGTCATTATGGAATAATTAGAGGTTTTATAAAAGTTAAAGGAAAACAAGCTCATGCTAGTATTGGAGGAGATAATGCATTTTTAAAAGCTTCTAAATTTGCATTAGAGATTGAAAAAGTTTATGGGGGATACATAAAGAGAAAAAATAAGAGAATCTCATTGAACCTCGGTGGTTATACTATAAACAGTAGTGATAATGATGGCATTGTTCCTGGTGAATTTACCTTCAGTTTTTATAGATCAATTTCACCAGAGGAGGAAGAGGTTGAGGAAGAAGTCAAAAAATTCATTAATGACATTGGAAGACAACTTAACATAGACTTTGAATTTAGCATAAAATCTAATGTGCCAGGGTATAAGATTGATGAAAAATCAGAATTGGTTAAAATTGCTGAAGAATGTGTAAAAAGAGCCATTTCAATAAACCCAGCAAAGTTAGTTTCTCAAATTAGATATGATGCTGTATTTTTTATGACCCAAGTAATAAATATTGGTCCGGGAGAAGAAGCACATAATCCTAATGAAAAAGTCAATATTAAGAATGTGAGGAAAGTGAGTGAAATTTACGATTGCATTTTAAATGCCTTGAAATAA
- a CDS encoding helix-turn-helix domain-containing protein: MKNLYHVRFSISHKGCWTEKIKNRIRTVKIIDEGNEVKVIIASPYNIVEELRKSENVIKILKYKKLNGGYLIKFLEDKHSSISGFLLNYEDDILDYDNYVYKGIEVWDIITLNNQIVKDLTENFGIANVKVRNIKLDSIVKNNLTEKELLILKTALLMGYFNYPRSVKAKDIAESLGISKQAFLYHIRNSISKLLNSIDFNI, encoded by the coding sequence ATGAAGAACCTATACCACGTAAGGTTTTCAATATCTCATAAGGGATGTTGGACTGAGAAAATTAAGAACAGAATTAGAACAGTTAAGATTATAGATGAGGGAAACGAAGTAAAAGTAATTATTGCCTCTCCTTATAATATAGTTGAAGAATTGAGAAAATCAGAAAATGTAATTAAAATTTTAAAATATAAGAAGTTAAACGGAGGCTATTTAATAAAATTTTTAGAGGATAAACACTCCTCAATATCTGGGTTTCTCCTTAATTATGAGGATGATATACTGGATTATGATAATTATGTATATAAGGGAATAGAAGTTTGGGATATAATAACTCTAAACAATCAAATAGTTAAAGATTTAACTGAAAACTTTGGTATAGCTAATGTCAAAGTTAGGAATATTAAATTAGATAGCATAGTAAAAAATAACTTAACTGAGAAAGAATTACTTATTCTTAAAACTGCATTATTAATGGGATACTTCAATTATCCTAGAAGTGTAAAAGCAAAAGATATTGCTGAAAGTCTAGGAATATCAAAACAAGCATTTCTATATCATATAAGAAATTCTATAAGCAAACTCCTAAATTCAATAGATTTTAATATATAA
- a CDS encoding ATP-binding protein: MGGKVIFSKKPRQSVEEIFDREEEIKQLSFLLERNEWVILLGPRMSGKTSLALSVSNTFSNRKTIYVDLVKVKGLKDFINRLYSSIPKNLVDKVRDSLESLGVKIGVASLSFRIRSTTVIEAIIKSICSDTILILDEAQDLKQGINHLIPVFHRLLNSCPSLSIIFTGSAIGLIKTLLEQKGEKPLAGRRPTEIFLKPWSEEIAREYLIEGLDECKVKYNEKEINEVLQELGTLVGWLNIYGVNRCIKPHEGGTKRQYN; the protein is encoded by the coding sequence TTGGGGGGCAAAGTTATATTTTCAAAAAAGCCTAGGCAAAGTGTAGAAGAAATCTTTGATAGAGAGGAGGAAATAAAACAACTATCCTTTCTACTTGAAAGAAATGAATGGGTAATTCTTTTAGGACCTAGAATGAGTGGAAAGACAAGCTTAGCATTATCAGTTTCAAATACATTCTCCAATCGTAAGACAATTTACGTTGACCTTGTAAAAGTGAAAGGATTAAAAGATTTCATTAACAGACTTTATTCCTCTATTCCTAAAAATCTCGTCGATAAAGTAAGAGATTCATTAGAAAGTTTAGGTGTAAAAATCGGTGTAGCCTCACTTTCGTTTAGAATAAGAAGTACTACTGTTATTGAGGCAATTATAAAGTCAATTTGCTCAGATACAATCTTAATTTTGGATGAAGCTCAAGATTTAAAACAAGGGATAAACCATTTAATACCAGTTTTTCACAGACTTCTTAATTCATGTCCTTCGCTTTCAATTATTTTCACTGGATCAGCTATAGGTTTAATAAAAACTTTGCTTGAACAAAAAGGAGAAAAACCATTAGCTGGAAGGAGACCTACTGAAATTTTCTTAAAACCTTGGAGTGAGGAAATTGCTAGGGAATATCTTATTGAGGGACTTGATGAATGCAAAGTAAAATATAACGAGAAAGAAATTAATGAAGTTTTGCAAGAGTTAGGAACATTAGTAGGTTGGTTAAACATATATGGTGTAAATAGATGCATTAAACCCCATGAAGGGGGCACTAAGAGACAGTATAACTGA
- a CDS encoding ABC transporter ATP-binding protein, protein MECIELENVVKKFGNVTALDGLSFSIPCGGKYALIGPNGAGKSTTLKILAGLLTPDLGNVKIKGMSPTSKEVKKILGYLPEDAMPYRVLTVLENLEYIASLRGLPNPRQRALEMIYLLNLKEYMYTEAGKLSRGNLQKLSIAMTLLHNPEIILLDEPLNYLDIPTQELVISILKNFVTSTLLVSTHIMSIATRLATNAIIINHGRVIWSGTIEELRKMGNENEPIESIVARILTKGPQI, encoded by the coding sequence GTGGAATGCATAGAACTTGAAAATGTAGTTAAGAAATTTGGAAACGTTACTGCATTAGATGGATTATCATTCTCAATTCCTTGTGGTGGGAAATATGCATTAATTGGTCCAAATGGGGCAGGAAAATCAACAACCTTAAAGATCTTAGCTGGACTCTTAACCCCAGATCTTGGGAATGTGAAAATTAAAGGAATGAGTCCTACATCAAAGGAGGTAAAAAAGATTCTTGGTTATTTACCAGAAGATGCTATGCCTTATCGTGTTCTTACAGTTTTAGAAAACCTTGAATATATTGCCTCTTTACGTGGTTTACCAAATCCAAGACAAAGAGCTTTAGAAATGATTTATCTCTTAAATCTTAAAGAATACATGTACACTGAGGCTGGAAAGCTTTCAAGAGGAAATTTACAAAAGCTTTCAATAGCAATGACTTTACTTCATAATCCGGAAATAATTTTACTTGATGAACCTTTAAACTACTTAGATATTCCTACTCAAGAGCTTGTGATCTCTATCTTAAAAAATTTCGTAACTTCAACACTTTTAGTTTCAACTCACATAATGTCGATTGCAACTAGATTAGCTACTAATGCTATCATAATTAACCACGGTAGAGTTATATGGAGTGGTACAATAGAAGAGTTAAGAAAAATGGGAAATGAGAATGAGCCAATAGAGAGTATAGTAGCAAGAATATTGACAAAAGGACCTCAAATATGA
- a CDS encoding APC family permease: MDERKEVVKKELKREVLNTWLVASYGIAANAPIAVATLYFVGIAGLAGGALPLVTILSYLIYATTLVVIYEWSKDIASAYSYIAIVKKGLGSSLAAFTVGYGYIYQYLISGTAGFGLLGLASFLYLISPSIQSTMPWLWAVIVIVMTAEITILMWLGVKPTGMLNLAIGLISIAFLIITSIVLIGIAGSKNTFSVFTAQPINNNWILVLTAMIFGITTFGGATTPIGVAEEAKTPKKTLPRALLLEFGLLGLGLILNAYAQTVIYGPSNMFNYASLPDPMIVIYSKYFPTIVVILLIVLVAFMFNSSAIAFATSGSRMIYGMARDNVLYPRMFSDINKYGVPGKSIILTGIITGGISLISGYILGPLEASIFLITFGSFYVAFGHLFAAIGLVMHKVKVKMFDIIKHIIVPIISAITYILVIYFGTYPAPAFPLNIAVYLAWGVLGLHIVIYYILKVRKPEIMKRFGDYSL, encoded by the coding sequence ATGGATGAAAGAAAAGAAGTTGTAAAAAAAGAATTAAAAAGAGAAGTATTAAACACTTGGCTAGTAGCAAGTTATGGAATAGCTGCAAACGCACCAATAGCAGTAGCAACTTTATATTTTGTTGGAATAGCTGGATTAGCTGGTGGCGCATTACCATTAGTTACAATTTTATCTTATTTAATTTATGCAACAACCTTAGTAGTGATCTACGAATGGAGTAAAGATATTGCTTCTGCTTATAGTTATATAGCTATAGTTAAGAAAGGTTTAGGGAGTAGTTTAGCTGCTTTTACAGTAGGTTACGGATATATTTATCAATACCTTATTTCTGGTACTGCTGGTTTTGGATTATTAGGATTAGCATCTTTCTTATATTTAATTTCTCCCTCAATACAGTCAACAATGCCGTGGTTATGGGCTGTCATAGTTATTGTAATGACAGCTGAAATAACAATATTAATGTGGTTAGGAGTTAAACCAACAGGTATGTTAAACTTAGCTATAGGTTTAATTTCTATTGCATTCTTAATTATTACTTCAATAGTGTTAATTGGAATAGCTGGAAGTAAAAATACTTTCTCAGTATTTACAGCACAACCGATAAACAACAACTGGATATTAGTATTAACAGCCATGATATTTGGAATTACAACATTTGGTGGAGCAACAACTCCTATTGGGGTTGCTGAAGAAGCTAAAACTCCAAAGAAAACATTACCAAGAGCATTACTTTTAGAGTTTGGACTATTAGGATTAGGATTAATATTAAACGCTTATGCTCAAACAGTTATCTATGGCCCGTCTAACATGTTTAATTATGCATCACTCCCAGATCCTATGATTGTAATTTATAGTAAATACTTTCCAACAATTGTTGTAATTCTCCTTATCGTGTTAGTAGCATTTATGTTCAATTCTTCTGCTATAGCATTTGCAACGAGTGGAAGCAGAATGATCTACGGAATGGCAAGGGATAACGTATTATATCCAAGGATGTTCTCTGATATAAATAAGTATGGTGTTCCTGGGAAATCAATAATATTAACTGGAATAATAACTGGAGGAATAAGTTTAATTTCTGGTTATATTCTAGGACCTTTAGAAGCTAGCATATTCCTAATAACCTTTGGATCATTTTATGTTGCATTCGGTCATTTATTTGCAGCAATAGGCCTTGTTATGCATAAAGTAAAGGTGAAAATGTTTGATATTATAAAGCATATAATAGTGCCTATAATTTCAGCAATAACTTACATTTTAGTAATTTATTTTGGTACATATCCAGCTCCAGCATTCCCATTAAACATTGCAGTCTACTTAGCTTGGGGTGTTCTTGGATTACATATAGTCATATATTATATTTTAAAGGTAAGAAAACCTGAAATAATGAAAAGGTTTGGCGATTATAGCTTATAA
- a CDS encoding type II toxin-antitoxin system VapC family toxin gives MKDEYLLDTSALYPLLFKILTHEVNIDFISSSHILDLTIYELGNAIWKDAKLLKRIKDPLSVMRNFMIIISKMKTEKVTDYVEVMLIAMERDLTFYDSAYVYVAESKGYTLITYDSELLNKCKNAKRLEDILNKQS, from the coding sequence GTGAAAGATGAATATTTGCTTGATACATCAGCCTTATACCCATTATTATTTAAGATTTTAACTCATGAAGTTAACATAGATTTTATTTCTTCATCTCATATTCTTGATTTAACTATTTATGAGTTAGGTAATGCTATATGGAAGGATGCTAAGCTTTTGAAAAGGATAAAGGATCCACTTAGCGTTATGAGGAACTTCATGATTATTATTAGTAAAATGAAGACGGAAAAGGTTACTGACTATGTTGAAGTAATGTTGATTGCAATGGAAAGAGATTTAACTTTTTATGATAGTGCTTATGTTTATGTGGCTGAAAGTAAAGGTTATACTTTAATTACTTATGACTCCGAACTTCTAAATAAATGTAAAAACGCTAAAAGATTAGAAGACATTCTAAATAAACAATCATAA
- a CDS encoding type II toxin-antitoxin system CcdA family antitoxin, with protein MSTEVLSIRIKKELKEKAEKLGINIREVVEKALEEEIKRREEEKIREVAKEIIENMKDVTVNEWIKIVRENRSER; from the coding sequence ATGTCTACAGAAGTTTTGTCTATTAGGATTAAAAAAGAATTAAAAGAGAAGGCTGAAAAACTAGGAATAAATATTAGGGAGGTTGTTGAAAAAGCGTTAGAGGAGGAAATAAAGAGAAGGGAAGAGGAGAAAATAAGGGAAGTAGCAAAAGAAATCATAGAAAATATGAAAGATGTAACTGTTAATGAGTGGATTAAAATAGTAAGGGAGAATAGGAGTGAAAGATGA
- a CDS encoding ATP-binding protein, translated as MSLYSQMSFQNPWWIDSKKIYDDENVKKGKIYIPSLSQNSLILGPRQVGKTTFIKLTIKNFLEKGVKPEKILFFSCDALSKKEELIELVHEYRTLINSGEESYIFLDEITSVKDWNIGLLHLFNAGYFKNSLVYVTGSSSVNLYKETLPGRPIQKVIFYPLNFRNYFNIFYKRLEVPTVKVYERDKIFEYSVRLLPYISELNKALLEYVKKGGYFATNLVNDPISLYEIYKDAILSEILKANKDELLFKQIVRKIVESIGSRISDNTIAKEISVSHNTVSDYLETMEKLFIIRIFRKKEIDTGKINFKSFKKVYFLDPFLFRVMKRYSIGGDLENHEIPILIEGVVGEHLAREYGEATYTFFKSGKEIDFLVGKIGIEVKWERNIKRISSLPSYVLSLDEFEKKNDTIIIPTSIFLYLISSDRIFYELT; from the coding sequence GTGTCACTATATTCTCAAATGAGCTTTCAAAACCCTTGGTGGATCGATTCCAAGAAAATTTATGACGATGAAAATGTAAAAAAGGGTAAAATTTACATCCCTTCTCTCTCTCAAAATTCCCTTATCTTAGGTCCAAGACAAGTAGGGAAAACAACTTTCATTAAACTTACAATAAAAAACTTTCTTGAGAAAGGGGTTAAACCAGAGAAAATACTTTTCTTTTCGTGTGATGCTCTCTCAAAAAAGGAAGAGTTAATAGAACTTGTTCATGAATATAGAACGTTGATAAACAGTGGGGAAGAAAGTTATATTTTCCTTGATGAAATAACGTCTGTCAAGGACTGGAATATTGGTTTACTTCACTTATTCAATGCCGGTTACTTTAAAAATTCCTTAGTATATGTCACTGGTTCCTCTTCAGTAAATCTTTACAAAGAAACTTTACCGGGTAGACCAATACAAAAAGTTATATTTTATCCTTTGAACTTTCGAAATTATTTTAATATTTTCTATAAAAGACTAGAAGTGCCTACTGTCAAAGTTTATGAAAGAGATAAAATTTTTGAATACTCTGTTAGACTTCTCCCTTACATATCTGAGTTAAATAAGGCATTACTTGAATATGTTAAAAAAGGCGGTTATTTTGCAACTAATTTAGTTAACGATCCAATTTCCCTTTACGAAATTTATAAAGATGCAATTCTTTCAGAAATTTTAAAGGCAAATAAGGACGAACTTCTTTTTAAGCAAATAGTTAGAAAAATAGTTGAAAGTATTGGGAGTAGAATTTCGGATAATACAATAGCTAAAGAAATTTCAGTTTCACATAACACAGTTTCGGATTACCTAGAAACAATGGAAAAACTCTTCATTATTAGAATCTTTAGGAAGAAAGAAATTGATACGGGGAAAATTAACTTCAAATCTTTTAAAAAAGTGTACTTTCTTGATCCTTTCTTATTTAGAGTAATGAAAAGATACAGCATAGGTGGAGATCTTGAGAATCACGAAATACCAATCTTAATAGAGGGAGTAGTTGGAGAACATTTAGCTAGAGAGTATGGTGAAGCAACATATACTTTCTTTAAGAGTGGTAAAGAAATTGATTTTCTAGTAGGTAAAATTGGAATTGAAGTAAAATGGGAGAGAAATATAAAAAGAATCTCATCTTTACCTAGTTACGTTCTCTCATTAGATGAATTTGAAAAGAAAAATGACACGATAATAATTCCAACTTCAATTTTCCTTTATCTCATCTCTTCTGATAGAATTTTTTATGAATTAACGTAA
- a CDS encoding DUF1177 family protein: MILKTLLDVIDLLESNNPLELLKRKIPKDIEYEEKKIGEVTYVKAYYKGGGKQRIEILGRLGAIQMKENKGLVSDADGAIVSLTALLELVNLMQKGIEFDIDISIITNISLNAKLISHKPFNFMVPLIDFNDALKEEVDPKADLILSIDSTKGNIIAKYDDFALTHVIKDGYILKLDDNVIEIYNRITGHEIYFIPLTTGDLTPIDFKVYHISTLVSPWLYTNSPVIGIATVSKQVIPGYVTGVLNINMLEHASRFCLEMIKYVEKGGKVYNEEELKELEEKLGKSNLIKVKRT, encoded by the coding sequence ATGATTTTGAAAACTTTACTTGATGTAATTGACTTATTAGAATCAAATAACCCTTTGGAGTTACTAAAGAGAAAAATTCCAAAGGATATTGAATATGAAGAGAAAAAGATAGGTGAAGTTACTTATGTAAAAGCTTACTATAAAGGGGGAGGTAAACAAAGAATAGAAATTTTAGGAAGATTGGGAGCAATACAAATGAAAGAAAACAAGGGATTAGTATCTGATGCAGATGGAGCTATAGTTTCCTTAACTGCACTTCTCGAACTAGTAAATTTAATGCAAAAAGGAATAGAATTTGATATAGACATCTCAATAATTACTAACATTTCATTAAATGCTAAATTAATTTCTCACAAGCCCTTTAACTTCATGGTACCTTTAATAGATTTTAATGATGCACTAAAGGAAGAGGTAGATCCAAAAGCAGACTTAATTTTATCAATAGACTCTACAAAAGGGAATATAATTGCAAAATATGACGACTTTGCATTAACTCATGTTATTAAAGATGGATATATTCTCAAGCTAGACGATAATGTAATTGAGATTTACAATAGAATTACTGGACATGAAATTTATTTTATACCTTTAACAACAGGGGATTTAACACCAATAGATTTTAAGGTTTATCACATAAGTACTTTGGTTTCACCCTGGTTATACACAAACTCACCAGTAATAGGAATTGCAACAGTATCAAAACAAGTAATCCCGGGGTATGTAACAGGAGTATTAAATATTAACATGCTAGAACACGCTTCAAGATTTTGCTTAGAGATGATAAAGTATGTAGAAAAAGGTGGAAAAGTATATAATGAAGAAGAATTAAAGGAGTTAGAGGAAAAATTAGGAAAATCAAACTTAATTAAAGTAAAAAGAACGTGA
- a CDS encoding FAD-binding protein, whose translation MEVLLKEFEREFGEKFTTDRKIIDEASKAPYLVSPILSKMGKSALGVLFVNDEEDIKNALSICDKYRIPVVARGAGTSTIGQVLPIKESIILDINKMEERIEYDDKWTVITPSVKVKKALDYLRKRGKELRVYPSSFYISTLGGYIAGGDVGIGSFQYGYHFDNNGIKSIKIIGPKGDFNLQGKDTLAVAQAAGTTGIISKAEIATVDYEDWKDQLIRVKELEDVIKILKNLSNYRSKIRRITIEDSEAFSLVSKGRVDKIGKWNIILASTLSFGEEVNLRFLDELAFAAIYVTMSKLTNFKEYFYEVRLLSLDSFNRVVKQVKEALDKNVLIHGDVMTLRNEIIIYTVFISEKQNFDVIDSIMLKEGIPFEIHSIEVNDRVDEEFRLELMKKYKIIVDPHNILNPGKLRL comes from the coding sequence ATGGAAGTTTTATTAAAGGAATTTGAGAGAGAATTTGGAGAAAAATTCACTACTGATAGAAAAATTATCGATGAAGCCTCTAAGGCACCTTATTTAGTCTCTCCAATCCTTTCAAAAATGGGTAAAAGTGCATTGGGAGTATTGTTTGTTAATGATGAGGAAGACATCAAGAACGCTTTATCAATTTGTGATAAATACAGAATCCCAGTTGTAGCTAGAGGTGCTGGAACATCAACTATTGGTCAAGTATTACCAATAAAAGAGAGTATAATTCTAGATATAAATAAAATGGAAGAGAGAATAGAATATGATGATAAATGGACTGTTATAACTCCTAGCGTAAAGGTTAAAAAAGCTTTAGACTATTTACGTAAAAGAGGAAAAGAGTTAAGAGTTTACCCAAGTAGCTTTTACATTTCAACCTTAGGTGGTTACATTGCTGGAGGAGATGTGGGAATAGGTTCTTTCCAATATGGTTATCATTTCGATAATAATGGTATAAAGAGTATAAAGATCATTGGACCAAAAGGAGACTTTAACCTACAAGGAAAAGATACTTTAGCTGTAGCTCAAGCAGCTGGAACAACTGGAATAATATCCAAAGCAGAAATAGCTACAGTAGACTATGAGGACTGGAAAGATCAACTAATTAGAGTAAAAGAACTAGAAGATGTTATAAAAATACTAAAAAATTTAAGCAACTACAGAAGTAAAATCAGAAGAATCACAATTGAAGATTCTGAGGCTTTCTCATTAGTTAGTAAAGGGAGAGTAGATAAGATTGGTAAATGGAATATTATATTAGCAAGTACTTTAAGCTTTGGTGAAGAAGTAAATTTAAGGTTCCTTGATGAGTTAGCGTTTGCTGCAATTTACGTTACTATGAGTAAATTAACAAACTTCAAAGAATACTTCTATGAAGTTAGATTATTGTCATTAGATAGTTTCAATAGAGTAGTTAAACAAGTAAAGGAGGCTTTAGATAAAAACGTTTTAATACACGGCGATGTAATGACATTAAGAAATGAGATTATAATTTATACTGTTTTCATATCCGAAAAACAGAACTTTGATGTTATTGATTCAATAATGTTAAAGGAAGGAATACCATTTGAAATACATTCAATAGAAGTTAATGATAGAGTTGACGAGGAGTTTAGATTAGAGTTAATGAAGAAGTATAAAATCATTGTAGATCCTCACAATATATTAAATCCGGGGAAATTGAGATTATGA
- a CDS encoding DUF973 family protein has protein sequence MFSANSSDCKCFCCCGWYSYHKEGGKKSTPIVAQQSAFPMMQPPTIRPNYAGVIKSNGTMSLYLDSNVNAKIIGVVVDKTNLVAVNITPNYLTVGQNIITVTLNTLPQGLTPNNVIYQTIMIIQYNNQTFTITIPTYYIP, from the coding sequence TGCTGTTGTGGGTGGTATTCTTACCATAAAGAGGGGGGTAAGAAGTCTACTCCTATAGTTGCTCAACAATCAGCTTTTCCTATGATGCAACCTCCTACAATAAGGCCTAATTATGCTGGTGTTATAAAGAGTAATGGTACAATGTCTTTATACTTAGACTCTAACGTGAATGCAAAGATAATTGGAGTAGTTGTAGATAAGACTAATTTAGTGGCAGTAAACATAACACCAAATTATTTGACCGTTGGTCAAAATATTATTACGGTCACGTTAAACACATTACCACAAGGATTAACACCAAATAACGTGATATACCAAACAATAATGATAATACAATATAATAATCAAACTTTTACAATAACAATACCTACATACTACATACCGTGA